The Streptococcus toyakuensis genome has a window encoding:
- the rpsB gene encoding 30S ribosomal protein S2: MAVISMKQLLEAGVHFGHQTRRWNPKMAKYIFTERNGIHVIDLQQTVKYADQAYDFMRDAAANDAVVLFVGTKKQAADAVAEEAVRSGQYFINHRWLGGTLTNWGTIQKRIARLKEIKRMEEDGTFEVLPKKEVALLNKQRARLEKFLGGIEDMPRIPDVMYVVDPHKEQIAVKEAKKLGIPVVAMVDTNTDPDDIDVIIPANDDAIRAVKLITAKLADAIIEGRQGEDAVAVEAEFAASEAQADSIEEIVEVVEGDNA; this comes from the coding sequence ATGGCAGTAATTTCAATGAAACAACTTCTTGAGGCTGGTGTACACTTTGGTCACCAAACTCGTCGCTGGAACCCTAAGATGGCTAAGTACATCTTCACTGAGCGTAACGGAATCCACGTTATCGACTTGCAACAAACTGTAAAATACGCTGACCAAGCATACGACTTCATGCGTGATGCAGCAGCTAACGATGCAGTTGTATTGTTCGTTGGTACTAAGAAACAAGCGGCTGATGCAGTTGCTGAAGAAGCAGTACGTTCAGGTCAATACTTCATCAACCACCGTTGGTTGGGTGGAACTCTTACAAACTGGGGAACAATCCAAAAACGTATCGCTCGTTTGAAAGAAATCAAACGTATGGAAGAAGATGGAACTTTCGAAGTTCTTCCTAAGAAAGAAGTTGCACTTCTTAACAAACAACGTGCACGTCTTGAAAAATTCTTGGGTGGTATCGAAGATATGCCTCGTATCCCAGATGTTATGTACGTAGTTGACCCACATAAAGAGCAAATCGCTGTTAAAGAAGCTAAGAAATTGGGAATCCCAGTTGTAGCGATGGTTGACACAAATACTGATCCAGATGATATCGATGTAATCATCCCAGCTAACGATGACGCTATCCGCGCTGTTAAATTGATTACAGCTAAATTGGCTGACGCTATCATCGAAGGACGTCAAGGTGAAGATGCAGTAGCAGTTGAAGCAGAATTTGCAGCTTCTGAAGCTCAAGCCGATTCAATTGAAGAAATCGTTGAAGTTGTAGAAGGCGACAACGCTTAA
- a CDS encoding energy-coupling factor transporter ATPase, producing the protein MGIALENVSFTYQEGTPLASTALSDVSLTIEDGSYTALIGHTGSGKSTILQLLNGLLVPSQGSVRVFDTLITSTSKNKDIRQIRKQVGLVFQFAENQIFEETVLKDVAFGPQNFGVSEEDAEKIAREKLALVGIDESLFNRSPFELSGGQMRRVAIAGILAMEPAILVLDEPTAVLDPLGRKELMNLFKKLHQSGMTIVLVTHLMDDVAEYANQVYVMEKGRLVKGGKPSDVFQDVVFMEEVQLGVPKITAFCKRLADRGVSFKRLPIKIEEFKESLNG; encoded by the coding sequence ATGGGAATTGCTCTAGAAAATGTGAGTTTTACGTATCAAGAAGGAACTCCCTTAGCTTCAACAGCTTTGTCAGATGTTTCTTTGACGATTGAAGATGGTTCTTATACGGCTTTAATTGGCCACACAGGTAGTGGTAAATCAACTATTTTACAACTATTAAATGGTTTATTGGTGCCAAGTCAAGGGAGTGTGCGAGTTTTTGATACCTTAATCACTTCGACTTCTAAAAATAAAGACATTCGTCAAATTAGAAAACAGGTTGGTTTGGTATTTCAGTTTGCTGAAAATCAGATTTTTGAAGAAACGGTTTTGAAAGACGTTGCTTTTGGACCGCAAAATTTTGGAGTTTCTGAAGAAGATGCGGAGAAGATTGCGCGTGAGAAACTGGCTCTAGTTGGAATTGATGAATCACTTTTTAATCGTAGTCCGTTTGAGCTATCAGGTGGACAAATGAGACGTGTCGCCATTGCAGGCATACTTGCCATGGAACCAGCCATATTAGTCTTAGATGAGCCCACAGCAGTCCTAGATCCCCTGGGAAGAAAAGAGCTGATGAATTTGTTCAAAAAACTCCACCAGTCAGGGATGACCATTGTCTTGGTAACGCATTTGATGGATGATGTTGCTGAATATGCAAATCAAGTCTATGTGATGGAAAAGGGACGTTTAGTTAAGGGTGGTAAACCAAGTGATGTCTTTCAAGATGTTGTCTTTATGGAAGAAGTGCAGTTGGGAGTACCTAAAATTACAGCCTTTTGTAAACGATTGGCTGATAGAGGCGTGTCATTTAAACGATTACCGATTAAGATAGAGGAGTTCAAGGAGTCGCTAAATGGATAG
- a CDS encoding energy-coupling factor ABC transporter ATP-binding protein has translation MKSIIDVKNLSFRYKESQEYYDVKDITFHVKRGEWLSIVGHNGSGKSTTVRLIDGLLEAESGDIVIDGQRLTEENVWNIRRQIGMVFQNPDNQFVGATVEDDVAFGLENQGRSRQEMKKRVEEALALVGMLDFKKREPARLSGGQKQRVAIAGVVALRPAILILDEATSMLDPEGRRELIDTVKGIRKDYDMTVISITHDLEEVAMSDRVLVMKKGEIESTSSPRELFSRNDLDQIGLDDPFANQLKHSLSQNGYDLPENYLTESELEDKLWELL, from the coding sequence ATGAAATCAATAATTGATGTAAAAAATCTTTCTTTTCGCTATAAGGAAAGTCAGGAATACTATGATGTGAAGGATATTACGTTTCACGTGAAACGTGGAGAATGGCTTTCGATTGTAGGGCATAATGGTAGTGGTAAATCAACAACGGTTCGCTTAATTGATGGCTTACTGGAAGCAGAATCCGGAGATATTGTAATTGATGGCCAACGGCTGACTGAGGAAAATGTTTGGAATATACGTCGTCAAATCGGTATGGTTTTTCAAAATCCAGATAATCAATTTGTTGGAGCGACTGTTGAAGATGATGTTGCCTTTGGTTTGGAAAATCAGGGCCGTTCTCGTCAAGAAATGAAAAAGAGAGTGGAAGAAGCTCTGGCTTTGGTTGGCATGTTGGACTTTAAAAAGAGAGAGCCAGCGCGTCTATCGGGTGGCCAAAAGCAACGTGTGGCCATTGCAGGTGTTGTAGCCCTTAGACCAGCTATTTTAATCCTAGATGAAGCAACGAGTATGTTGGATCCTGAGGGGCGTAGAGAACTGATTGATACAGTAAAAGGAATTCGAAAAGACTATGATATGACGGTCATTTCCATTACCCATGATTTGGAAGAAGTCGCCATGAGTGATCGTGTATTGGTCATGAAAAAAGGGGAAATTGAATCAACCAGCAGTCCAAGAGAACTTTTCTCTCGAAATGATTTGGATCAAATTGGATTAGACGATCCTTTTGCTAATCAATTAAAACATTCTTTAAGCCAGAATGGCTATGATTTGCCTGAAAATTATTTGACAGAAAGTGAGCTAGAGGATAAACTATGGGAATTGCTCTAG
- the tsf gene encoding translation elongation factor Ts — MAEITAKLVKELREKSGAGVMDAKKALVETDGDIEKAIELLREKGMAKAAKKADRVAAEGLTGVYVNGNVAAVIEVNAETDFVAKNAQFVELVNTTAKVIAEGKPANNEEALALTMPSGETLEAAYVSATATIGEKISFRRFALIEKTDAQHFGAYQHNGGRIGVISVIEGGDEALAKQLSMHIAAMKPTVLSYKELDEQFVKDELAQLNHVIDQDNESRAMVNKPALPHLKYGSKAQLTDDVIAQAEADIKAELAAEGKPEKIWDKIIPGKMDRFMLDNTKVDQAYTLLAQVYIMDDSKTVEAYLESVNASVVEFARFEVGEGIEKAANDFEAEVAATMAAALNN; from the coding sequence ATGGCAGAAATTACAGCTAAACTTGTAAAAGAGTTGCGTGAAAAATCTGGTGCCGGAGTTATGGACGCTAAAAAAGCGCTTGTAGAAACAGACGGTGACATCGAAAAAGCGATTGAATTGCTTCGTGAAAAAGGTATGGCTAAGGCAGCTAAGAAGGCTGACCGTGTTGCTGCAGAAGGTTTGACTGGTGTTTATGTTAACGGTAATGTTGCAGCAGTTATTGAAGTAAATGCTGAAACTGACTTCGTTGCGAAAAACGCTCAATTCGTTGAATTGGTAAATACTACAGCTAAAGTTATTGCTGAAGGAAAACCTGCTAATAATGAAGAAGCACTTGCTTTGACAATGCCTTCAGGTGAAACTCTTGAAGCTGCATATGTATCTGCAACAGCAACTATCGGAGAAAAAATCTCATTCCGTCGCTTTGCTTTGATTGAAAAAACAGACGCACAACACTTCGGAGCTTACCAACATAACGGTGGACGTATCGGTGTTATTTCAGTTATTGAAGGTGGAGACGAAGCACTTGCTAAACAATTGTCAATGCATATCGCAGCGATGAAACCAACAGTTCTTTCTTATAAAGAATTGGATGAGCAATTCGTTAAAGATGAGTTGGCACAATTGAACCACGTAATCGACCAAGACAATGAAAGTCGTGCAATGGTTAACAAACCAGCTCTTCCACACTTGAAGTATGGATCAAAAGCTCAATTGACTGATGATGTTATTGCTCAAGCTGAAGCTGACATCAAAGCTGAATTGGCTGCAGAAGGCAAACCAGAAAAAATCTGGGACAAAATCATCCCAGGTAAAATGGATCGCTTCATGCTTGACAACACTAAAGTTGACCAAGCTTATACACTTCTTGCGCAAGTATATATCATGGATGACAGCAAGACAGTTGAAGCATACCTTGAATCAGTTAACGCTTCAGTAGTTGAGTTTGCTCGCTTTGAAGTTGGTGAAGGTATCGAAAAAGCTGCAAACGACTTCGAAGCTGAAGTTGCAGCTACAATGGCAGCAGCCTTGAATAACTAA
- the mreD gene encoding rod shape-determining protein MreD — MRQLKRVGVFLLLPFFVLIDAHISQLLGSFFPHVQLASHFLFLFLLFETIEVSEYFYLAYCFVVGLVYDIYFFHLIGIATLLFVLLGVFLHKFNSVILLNRWTRMLAIIVMTFLFEMGAYILALVVGLTVDGMSLFIVYSLVPSMILNLVWMIIFQFIFEKIYL; from the coding sequence ATGAGACAGTTGAAGCGAGTTGGAGTATTTTTATTGCTTCCTTTCTTTGTTCTAATTGATGCCCATATTAGCCAGCTTCTGGGCTCATTTTTCCCCCACGTTCAGTTGGCTAGTCATTTTCTATTTCTGTTTCTCTTATTTGAGACGATTGAAGTATCAGAGTATTTCTATTTAGCTTATTGTTTTGTAGTGGGTTTGGTTTATGACATTTACTTTTTCCACTTGATAGGGATTGCAACTTTGTTGTTCGTCTTGTTGGGAGTATTTCTCCATAAATTTAATAGTGTTATTTTATTGAATCGTTGGACGAGAATGTTGGCAATTATTGTCATGACTTTTCTATTTGAGATGGGAGCTTATATACTTGCATTAGTGGTAGGTTTAACTGTGGATGGTATGTCTTTATTTATAGTCTATAGTTTAGTACCATCCATGATTTTAAATCTTGTGTGGATGATTATTTTTCAGTTTATTTTTGAAAAGATTTACCTATAA
- a CDS encoding energy-coupling factor transporter transmembrane component T family protein — protein MDSMILGRYIPGDSIVHRLDPRSKLLAMMLLILIVFWANNPLTNLILFVATGIFIALSGVSLSFFIQGLKSMFFLIAFTTIFQLFFISNGNVLFEFSFVRITDYALQQAGIIFCRFVLIIFFSTLLTLTTMPLSLASAVEALLAPLKRVKVPVHEIGLMLSMSLRFVPTLMDDTTRIMNAQKARGVDFGEGSIVQKVKAMIPILIPLFATSLKRADSLAIAMEARGYQGGKGRSQYRQLKWTRKDTLTILVIIVLGCCLFFLKS, from the coding sequence ATGGATAGTATGATTTTGGGGCGTTATATCCCAGGGGATTCGATTGTTCACCGATTGGATCCACGTAGCAAATTACTGGCTATGATGCTACTGATTTTGATTGTGTTTTGGGCTAATAACCCTTTGACAAATCTGATTCTTTTTGTAGCGACAGGGATATTTATTGCCTTGTCAGGAGTATCTCTTTCATTTTTTATTCAGGGCTTGAAATCTATGTTTTTCTTGATTGCCTTCACAACTATTTTCCAACTGTTTTTCATTTCTAATGGGAATGTTTTATTTGAGTTTTCGTTTGTGAGAATCACGGATTATGCTTTGCAACAAGCTGGAATTATTTTTTGTCGCTTTGTATTGATTATTTTCTTTTCAACTTTGTTAACCTTAACGACCATGCCCTTAAGTTTGGCATCAGCTGTCGAAGCTTTGTTAGCACCTTTAAAGCGTGTGAAAGTTCCGGTTCATGAAATTGGCTTAATGCTGTCCATGAGTTTGCGTTTTGTCCCGACCTTGATGGATGATACGACGCGGATTATGAATGCGCAGAAAGCGCGTGGAGTGGATTTTGGAGAAGGAAGCATTGTTCAAAAGGTGAAAGCTATGATTCCCATTTTGATTCCTCTTTTTGCAACAAGTTTAAAACGTGCAGATTCCTTGGCTATCGCTATGGAAGCGCGTGGTTATCAGGGTGGAAAAGGCAGAAGTCAATACAGACAATTGAAATGGACTCGAAAGGATACGCTGACTATTCTTGTTATTATCGTACTTGGTTGTTGCTTATTTTTCTTAAAATCTTAG
- the mreC gene encoding rod shape-determining protein MreC codes for MNRFKKSKYVIIVFVTVLLVSALLATTYSSTIVTKLGDGISLVDRVVQKPFQWFDSVKSDLAHLTRTYNENESLKKQIYQLEVKSNEAESLKTENEQLRQLLDMKSKLQATKTLSADVIMRSPVSWKQELTLDAGKSKGASENMLAIANGGLIGSVSKVEENSTMVNLLTNTENADKISVKIQHGSTTIYGIIVGYDKENEVLKISQLNGSSDISAGDKVTTGGLGNFNVADIPVGEVVATTHSTDYLTREVTVKLSADTHNVNVIELVGNS; via the coding sequence ATGAACCGTTTTAAAAAATCAAAATATGTCATTATTGTTTTTGTCACTGTTCTGCTTGTGTCAGCTCTCTTAGCGACGACTTATTCAAGTACAATTGTGACAAAATTAGGCGATGGAATCTCATTGGTTGATAGGGTTGTACAAAAACCTTTTCAGTGGTTTGATTCTGTCAAATCAGATTTGGCTCATTTGACACGAACTTATAATGAAAATGAGAGTTTGAAGAAACAGATTTACCAATTAGAAGTGAAATCAAATGAGGCGGAAAGTTTAAAGACGGAAAATGAACAACTGCGTCAATTGCTTGATATGAAGTCCAAGTTACAAGCCACAAAGACTTTATCAGCAGATGTAATTATGCGTTCTCCGGTATCTTGGAAGCAGGAATTGACCCTGGATGCAGGCAAATCAAAAGGGGCTTCTGAAAACATGTTAGCCATTGCAAATGGTGGTTTGATTGGGAGTGTCTCAAAAGTAGAGGAGAATTCTACTATGGTCAACCTTCTGACAAATACGGAAAATGCTGATAAGATTTCTGTTAAAATTCAACATGGTTCTACTACAATTTATGGGATTATTGTTGGCTATGACAAGGAAAATGAAGTTCTCAAAATTAGTCAATTAAATGGTAGTAGCGATATTAGTGCAGGAGATAAGGTGACCACTGGTGGACTAGGAAACTTTAACGTTGCTGATATTCCTGTTGGTGAAGTGGTTGCTACAACGCATAGTACGGACTACTTGACACGAGAAGTAACTGTTAAATTGAGTGCAGATACTCATAATGTGAATGTGATAGAATTAGTGGGGAATTCATAA
- the pcsB gene encoding peptidoglycan hydrolase PcsB, whose translation MKKKILASLLLSTVMVSQVAVLTTAHAETTDDKIAAQDNKISNLTAQQQEAQKQVDQIQEQVSAIQTEQSNLQSENDRLQAESKKLEGEITELSKNIVSRNDSLQKQARSAQTNGAATNYINTIVNSKSITEAISRVAAMSEIVSANNKMLEQQKADKKAISEKQVANNDAINTVIANQQKLADDAQSLTTKQAELKAAELNLAAEKATAEDEKASLLEKKAAAEAEAKAAAEAEAAYKAKQASQQQTVVASGNTTFTAEVQAVSSSSESSSSYTPAPVKHRPTYSTNASSYPTGECTWGAKTLAPWAGDYWGNGAQWATSAAAAGFRTGSTPQVGAIACWNDGGYGHVAVVTAVSSSTSIQVSESNYGGNRTIGNKRGWFNPTTTSEGFVTYIYPN comes from the coding sequence ATGAAGAAAAAAATCTTAGCGTCACTTTTACTAAGTACAGTAATGGTTTCTCAAGTAGCTGTTTTAACAACTGCGCATGCAGAAACGACTGATGACAAAATTGCTGCTCAAGATAATAAAATTAGTAACTTAACAGCACAACAACAAGAAGCCCAAAAACAAGTTGATCAAATTCAGGAGCAAGTATCTGCTATTCAAACAGAGCAATCAAACTTGCAATCTGAAAATGATAGACTACAAGCAGAATCTAAAAAGCTTGAGGGTGAAATTACAGAACTTTCTAAGAATATTGTATCTCGCAATGATTCATTGCAAAAACAAGCTCGTAGTGCTCAAACAAATGGAGCTGCAACAAATTACATCAATACAATTGTAAACTCAAAATCAATTACAGAAGCTATTTCACGTGTTGCTGCAATGAGTGAAATCGTATCTGCAAACAACAAAATGTTGGAACAACAAAAAGCAGATAAAAAAGCTATTTCTGAAAAACAAGTAGCAAACAATGATGCGATTAATACAGTTATTGCAAATCAGCAAAAACTAGCTGATGATGCTCAATCATTAACTACAAAACAAGCTGAGTTGAAAGCTGCAGAATTGAATCTTGCTGCTGAAAAGGCTACTGCAGAGGATGAAAAAGCAAGTTTACTTGAGAAAAAAGCTGCAGCGGAAGCAGAAGCTAAAGCAGCTGCAGAAGCAGAAGCAGCCTACAAAGCTAAACAAGCAAGTCAACAACAAACAGTAGTTGCTTCTGGAAATACAACTTTTACAGCAGAAGTTCAAGCAGTATCTAGTTCATCTGAATCATCTTCAAGCTACACTCCTGCACCAGTAAAACATCGTCCAACATACAGTACAAACGCTTCAAGTTATCCAACTGGTGAGTGTACATGGGGAGCTAAAACATTGGCACCTTGGGCTGGAGATTACTGGGGTAATGGGGCACAGTGGGCTACAAGTGCAGCTGCAGCAGGATTCCGTACAGGATCTACACCTCAAGTTGGTGCTATTGCATGTTGGAATGATGGTGGATATGGACACGTAGCCGTGGTTACAGCTGTTTCATCATCAACAAGTATCCAAGTATCTGAATCAAACTATGGTGGAAATCGTACAATCGGAAATAAACGTGGTTGGTTCAATCCTACTACAACTTCAGAAGGTTTTGTAACATATATCTATCCAAACTAA
- the pgsA gene encoding CDP-diacylglycerol--glycerol-3-phosphate 3-phosphatidyltransferase, which translates to MKKEQIPNLLTIGRILFIPIFIFILTIGNSIESHIVAAIIFAIASITDYLDGYLARKWNVVSNFGKFADPMADKLLVMSAFIMLIELGMAPAWIVAVIICRELAVTGLRLLLVETGGTVLAAAMPGKIKTFSQMFAIIFLLLHWTLLGQVLLYVALFFTIYSGYDYFKGSAYVFKGTFGSK; encoded by the coding sequence ATGAAAAAAGAACAAATTCCAAATCTCTTAACAATAGGTCGAATTCTTTTTATACCTATTTTTATCTTTATTTTAACGATAGGAAATTCGATAGAGAGTCATATAGTGGCAGCTATTATCTTTGCTATTGCCAGTATTACAGATTATTTAGATGGATATTTAGCTCGTAAATGGAATGTGGTTAGTAATTTTGGTAAATTTGCAGATCCTATGGCGGATAAACTACTAGTTATGTCGGCTTTTATTATGCTGATTGAGTTAGGTATGGCTCCAGCTTGGATTGTTGCAGTGATTATCTGTCGTGAGTTGGCTGTGACAGGTTTAAGACTTTTATTAGTTGAAACTGGTGGAACAGTTTTAGCAGCAGCAATGCCTGGAAAAATTAAAACTTTTAGTCAGATGTTTGCCATTATTTTCTTGTTATTACATTGGACTTTGCTTGGTCAAGTTCTACTTTATGTAGCCTTGTTTTTCACTATCTACTCTGGCTATGATTATTTCAAGGGTAGTGCCTATGTATTTAAAGGGACATTTGGTTCGAAATGA
- the rodZ gene encoding cytoskeleton protein RodZ — MRKKTIGEVLRLARTNQGLTLEELHKKTEIQLDMLEAMEADDFDQLPSPFYTRSFLRKYAWAVELDERIVLDAYDSGSMITYEEVDVDEEELTGRRRSSKKNKASFLPLFYFILFALSIVIFVTYYVWNYLQTQPERSSASSYSVVQATISTSSVNSSSSSSSSSSSSNMEPAISVSGEGNRVEVAYKTSKETAKLQLSVSDARSWVSVSESDLEGGVTLSPDNKSAETTVSTKNSVTITLGVVKGVALTVDNQTVDLSKLTAQTGKITVTFTKN; from the coding sequence ATGAGGAAAAAAACAATTGGTGAGGTTTTACGTTTAGCTAGAACCAACCAAGGGTTGACTTTAGAAGAATTACACAAAAAAACAGAAATTCAGTTGGATATGTTGGAGGCAATGGAAGCTGATGATTTTGATCAACTTCCTAGTCCATTTTATACTCGTTCTTTTTTGAGAAAGTATGCGTGGGCAGTTGAACTTGATGAGCGAATTGTCTTAGATGCTTATGATTCTGGGAGCATGATTACTTATGAGGAAGTAGATGTTGATGAAGAGGAGTTGACAGGCAGGAGACGTTCAAGTAAGAAAAATAAGGCATCATTTTTACCTTTATTTTACTTTATACTCTTTGCCCTATCGATTGTCATTTTTGTGACTTATTATGTTTGGAATTATCTCCAGACTCAACCGGAGCGTTCATCTGCGTCTAGTTATAGTGTAGTCCAAGCAACAATCTCAACTAGTTCTGTAAATTCATCTTCAAGTAGTAGTTCATCAAGTAGCTCTTCGAATATGGAACCTGCTATAAGTGTATCAGGTGAAGGAAATCGAGTAGAAGTTGCTTATAAAACGAGCAAGGAAACTGCAAAATTACAATTATCAGTCTCAGATGCTAGAAGTTGGGTTAGTGTTTCAGAAAGTGATCTTGAGGGTGGAGTAACCTTATCACCAGATAATAAAAGTGCGGAAACAACAGTTTCAACTAAAAATTCTGTGACCATTACTTTAGGTGTTGTCAAAGGTGTAGCTTTAACAGTAGATAATCAGACCGTTGACTTATCAAAATTAACAGCTCAGACTGGAAAAATCACTGTAACCTTTACTAAAAATTAA
- the yfmH gene encoding EF-P 5-aminopentanol modification-associated protein YfmH — protein sequence MTKIVFEEKYYPAVKEMVYRTRFANGLTVALLPKKEFKEVYGSVTVQFGSVDMLVTEVDGDVKEYSAGIAHFLEHKLFEREDSSDLMSAFMSLGADSNAFTSFTKTNYLFSATDHFLENLDLLDELVTSAHFTEASILREQDIIQQEREMYQDDPDSCLFFSTLANLYPGTPLATDIVGSEESISQINLTNLQENFTRFYKPVNMSLFLVGNFDVDQVQNYFERKELEDLDVHEVAREKFVLQAVKQTDSMRMEVSSPKLAIGIRGNREVDEADCYRHHILLKLLFAMMFGWTSDRFQKLYESGKIDASLSLEVEVTSRFHFVMLTMDTKEPVALSHQFKKAIRNFTKDLDITEDHLDIIKREMFGEFFSSMNSLEFIATQYDAFGQGETIFDLPKILQEITLEDVLDAGHHLIDDGDIVDFTIFPS from the coding sequence ATGACAAAGATTGTTTTTGAAGAAAAATACTACCCAGCTGTAAAAGAAATGGTTTATCGAACTCGTTTTGCCAACGGATTGACAGTTGCTCTTTTGCCTAAAAAGGAATTTAAAGAGGTTTACGGGAGTGTCACTGTTCAGTTTGGTTCGGTAGATATGCTTGTCACTGAAGTTGACGGAGATGTAAAAGAATATTCTGCGGGAATTGCTCATTTTCTTGAACATAAATTATTTGAGAGAGAAGATTCTAGTGATTTGATGTCAGCTTTTATGAGTCTAGGTGCGGATAGCAATGCCTTTACAAGCTTTACAAAAACAAACTATCTTTTTTCGGCAACGGATCATTTTTTAGAAAATTTAGATTTACTTGATGAATTGGTAACATCAGCACACTTTACTGAAGCTTCCATTTTAAGAGAGCAGGATATTATCCAGCAAGAACGAGAAATGTATCAAGATGATCCAGATTCGTGTTTATTCTTTTCAACTTTAGCGAATTTATATCCTGGCACACCTTTAGCAACTGATATAGTTGGCAGTGAGGAGTCCATTTCCCAAATAAATCTAACTAATTTGCAAGAAAATTTTACAAGATTTTACAAACCTGTAAACATGTCTCTGTTTTTAGTTGGTAATTTTGATGTGGATCAAGTACAGAACTATTTTGAAAGAAAAGAACTGGAAGATTTAGATGTTCATGAAGTAGCAAGGGAAAAGTTTGTTTTACAAGCTGTAAAGCAAACAGACAGTATGAGAATGGAAGTGTCTTCTCCTAAACTAGCGATTGGGATTAGAGGTAATCGAGAAGTTGATGAGGCGGATTGCTATCGACATCATATTTTATTAAAATTATTGTTTGCAATGATGTTTGGTTGGACTTCGGATCGTTTTCAAAAATTATATGAATCAGGTAAAATTGATGCGTCCTTATCTCTGGAAGTTGAAGTAACAAGTCGCTTTCATTTTGTTATGTTGACAATGGATACAAAAGAGCCAGTTGCTTTATCCCATCAGTTTAAAAAGGCTATTCGTAATTTCACAAAGGATTTAGATATTACAGAGGATCATTTAGACATTATCAAAAGAGAGATGTTTGGAGAATTTTTCAGTAGCATGAACTCTCTTGAATTTATTGCAACGCAATATGATGCTTTTGGACAAGGTGAGACAATCTTTGATTTGCCGAAAATTTTACAGGAAATTACTTTAGAGGATGTCCTTGATGCTGGACACCATTTAATAGATGATGGTGACATAGTTGATTTTACAATATTCCCATCGTAG